A portion of the Candidatus Saccharimonadales bacterium genome contains these proteins:
- a CDS encoding CorA family divalent cation transporter yields MLRYYVRRSGVEDFQKVTTPPNDNVWIHGDRVSEVDLETLADHYHMDLNILRDVLDENELPRIEMRDDALYVFVRTVQHGKHGRIYTTPVLMVLKDSVLANLSTSLADDQGLATPSMIAHTSDTTGLLLGTFAMVINEYEQLMQHTARHIKDTGKRLRNHEVTNEDFIKFVTVEDNLNEYHMNLSSMLVVAQRLEEILQDSDDAEAIEDILLYIRQLLVAIESHNQSIVSIRNAYSTIANNVLNQRMKTLTMLTLLIALPNVFYGMYGMNVDLPFQDEPWLYGVIVLFTFMLIFVVYWLAKRLRIF; encoded by the coding sequence ATGCTTAGGTATTATGTTCGGAGGAGCGGTGTTGAGGACTTTCAGAAGGTCACTACGCCGCCAAATGATAATGTGTGGATTCATGGCGACCGCGTAAGCGAGGTCGACTTAGAGACGCTTGCTGATCATTATCATATGGATCTGAATATCCTTCGTGATGTGCTTGATGAGAACGAACTACCACGCATTGAAATGCGTGACGATGCGCTATATGTATTTGTCCGTACTGTTCAACACGGGAAGCATGGTCGCATTTACACGACACCCGTTTTGATGGTACTCAAAGATTCAGTACTTGCGAATCTTTCAACGTCACTTGCTGACGATCAGGGACTCGCGACACCTAGTATGATTGCTCACACGTCAGACACGACCGGCTTGCTACTTGGAACGTTTGCAATGGTTATTAACGAGTACGAGCAGTTGATGCAGCATACAGCGCGCCATATCAAGGACACGGGGAAGCGCCTTCGTAATCACGAAGTCACTAACGAAGATTTTATTAAGTTTGTTACTGTCGAAGATAACCTTAACGAATATCACATGAATCTTAGCAGCATGCTGGTAGTTGCGCAGCGTCTGGAAGAAATACTACAGGATAGTGATGATGCGGAAGCAATCGAAGATATTTTGCTCTATATTCGTCAGCTTCTTGTGGCGATTGAAAGTCATAACCAAAGTATTGTGAGCATTCGCAATGCCTATAGTACTATTGCTAACAATGTCTTGAACCAGCGCATGAAGACACTAACGATGCTGACGTTATTAATCGCTCTCCCTAACGTTTTTTATGGAATGTATGGCATGAACGTTGATCTTCCGTTCCAGGATGAACCGTGGCTATACGGTGTTATTGTATTATTTACGTTTATGCTAATTTTTGTCGTTTATTGGCTTGCCAAGCGGCTTCGTATATTCTAA
- a CDS encoding thioredoxin domain-containing protein: MSKRTWIIFAAVCIVILGGLIYLSGKNKIDVSGVDANKVQTANDQSGQIADHVFGKADSKVVLIEYGDFQCPGCGAAYPTVKALSEKYKGQMAFVFRNFPLTTIHPNARAAAAVAEAAGLQGKYWEMHDKIYETQSDWQNLQGNQRTDFFASYASGFGLNIDTFKADLAGTSINQKISYDQAIGKKINVNSTPTLYLNGKAVEQDVWNDQTKFDAAIVTELKANGITLPEAN, translated from the coding sequence TTGAGTAAAAGAACTTGGATAATTTTTGCTGCTGTATGTATTGTCATACTAGGCGGCCTAATTTACCTCTCAGGTAAGAACAAAATTGATGTCAGTGGCGTTGACGCGAACAAGGTCCAAACTGCAAATGATCAATCAGGTCAGATTGCCGATCATGTTTTCGGTAAGGCAGATAGTAAAGTCGTACTAATTGAATATGGTGATTTTCAATGCCCGGGGTGTGGCGCAGCATATCCAACGGTAAAAGCACTATCAGAGAAGTACAAAGGTCAAATGGCTTTTGTTTTCCGTAACTTCCCTCTAACGACTATCCATCCAAATGCGCGAGCTGCCGCAGCAGTCGCTGAAGCCGCAGGGTTGCAAGGCAAATATTGGGAAATGCACGACAAGATTTACGAAACACAGTCTGACTGGCAGAACCTTCAAGGTAACCAACGAACAGACTTCTTCGCGAGCTATGCGAGTGGCTTCGGACTTAACATTGATACATTCAAAGCTGATCTAGCTGGAACAAGCATTAATCAAAAAATTAGCTACGACCAAGCTATCGGTAAAAAAATAAACGTCAACTCAACCCCTACCCTTTACCTGAACGGTAAAGCGGTTGAACAAGATGTTTGGAACGATCAGACTAAATTTGATGCAGCTATCGTGACTGAGCTTAAAGCAAACGGCATTACGCTTCCCGAAGCTAATTAG
- a CDS encoding AbrB/MazE/SpoVT family DNA-binding domain-containing protein, which translates to MEHGKKFSLVGTATVGPKGQVVIPVEVRESLSIKTGDKLVVLRVHGKDAVVFITEDQAQVMVEHLGKQVDGLRSALENNK; encoded by the coding sequence ATGGAACATGGAAAGAAATTTAGTTTAGTTGGAACCGCTACGGTTGGTCCAAAAGGCCAAGTTGTTATTCCTGTTGAGGTGCGTGAATCTTTATCCATCAAAACAGGCGACAAGCTTGTCGTACTCCGTGTACATGGTAAAGACGCTGTGGTATTCATAACAGAAGACCAGGCACAAGTAATGGTAGAGCATCTTGGCAAACAAGTTGACGGATTACGTTCAGCCCTAGAAAACAATAAATAA
- a CDS encoding MDR family MFS transporter, with translation MLHHIPMRQKVLVMIAVMSGLFLVALDQTIISTALGKIVEEFNSFSSLGWVVTAYLLTSTVTVPLAGKLSDIFGRRQVLMVGVALFTLASLLSGSSQNIEQLIAYRALQGIGGGILMANAFTIIGDLFNPRERGKWQGLLGAVFGLASVVGPLLGGFLADPHTIAGFVTDWRWTFWINVPIGIISFLIIARYTPQIKHDHKPKLDYAGAGFLTAALSSIVLAVDNTEKIFAELIAHSDITVGAIKLSLFLLAALMTAGFVWAERRASEPIIPLSFFKNRTFTTVMIVALMFGAAFLGAILYLTQFNQQVFGADATTSGLMLLPMILALSGTAALTGQLVTKTGKYKLPLVIGFTMATVGVFSLSFLTPDSPYWIEAILMVFVGAGLGSGMPILNLAVQNEFTQRDLGAATASNQLFRSLGSTMGVAILGSMLTAGIVVHLGDLNQDAYIQTLKQSPASSQLLQTVDADTALNLNTHDTEQKINDGFAKGIEKLPAPVQAAAKKDFETKQDDYKEKVVNAFSDSLRPIFYVSAGLMLLATIGATMIREKPLRDGGDDAPGVVE, from the coding sequence ATGCTTCATCATATTCCCATGCGGCAAAAAGTTCTTGTCATGATCGCGGTCATGTCGGGACTATTTTTAGTCGCGTTGGACCAAACAATCATTTCGACGGCACTTGGTAAAATTGTCGAAGAATTCAATAGCTTTAGCAGCCTAGGTTGGGTTGTTACGGCATATCTATTAACCAGTACGGTAACCGTGCCTCTTGCAGGTAAGCTGTCCGACATCTTTGGACGACGTCAAGTCCTGATGGTCGGTGTAGCGTTATTCACGCTTGCATCACTTCTATCTGGAAGTTCGCAGAATATTGAGCAACTGATTGCGTATCGGGCTCTTCAGGGTATCGGTGGTGGTATCTTAATGGCGAATGCCTTTACGATTATTGGTGACTTATTTAACCCTCGTGAGCGCGGAAAGTGGCAAGGACTACTTGGCGCTGTCTTTGGGTTAGCATCGGTAGTCGGCCCGCTACTCGGAGGATTTTTAGCTGACCCGCACACTATTGCTGGTTTTGTAACCGATTGGCGTTGGACATTCTGGATTAACGTACCAATTGGTATTATCAGTTTCTTGATCATTGCTAGGTATACGCCACAGATCAAACACGATCACAAGCCTAAACTTGACTACGCTGGTGCCGGATTTTTAACCGCTGCGCTATCGAGTATTGTTCTAGCGGTTGATAACACGGAAAAGATTTTTGCCGAGTTGATCGCCCATTCTGACATTACCGTCGGTGCTATTAAGTTGTCTCTCTTCCTTCTTGCAGCGCTTATGACAGCTGGCTTTGTATGGGCGGAACGCCGTGCAAGCGAACCTATTATCCCACTGAGCTTCTTTAAGAACCGAACATTTACAACGGTGATGATTGTTGCTCTGATGTTTGGAGCTGCTTTCCTAGGTGCAATCTTGTACCTAACACAGTTTAACCAACAGGTATTTGGCGCGGATGCGACAACCTCTGGCCTGATGCTACTTCCAATGATTTTGGCTCTATCAGGAACGGCAGCTCTTACTGGTCAGTTAGTAACAAAGACTGGCAAGTATAAACTACCTCTTGTTATTGGTTTCACTATGGCAACTGTTGGTGTATTTTCACTGTCGTTTCTTACGCCAGACAGTCCTTACTGGATCGAGGCGATCCTGATGGTATTCGTTGGTGCGGGCCTTGGATCGGGTATGCCAATCCTTAACCTTGCTGTTCAGAATGAATTCACTCAGCGTGATCTTGGTGCGGCAACGGCATCAAACCAGCTTTTCCGGTCATTAGGCTCAACCATGGGTGTCGCTATTCTTGGAAGTATGCTGACAGCTGGTATTGTTGTGCATCTGGGCGACTTAAACCAAGACGCATACATTCAGACGCTCAAGCAAAGCCCAGCATCATCACAGCTACTGCAAACCGTTGATGCTGACACGGCGCTTAACTTGAACACGCATGACACCGAGCAAAAGATTAATGATGGATTTGCAAAGGGAATTGAAAAATTACCTGCTCCAGTGCAAGCCGCTGCCAAAAAAGATTTTGAAACAAAGCAGGATGATTATAAAGAGAAGGTGGTAAACGCATTTAGTGATAGCCTTCGTCCTATCTTTTATGTGTCCGCAGGACTCATGCTACTTGCGACAATCGGTGCAACGATGATTCGCGAAAAACCTCTTCGTGATGGCGGTGATGACGCGCCAGGTGTGGTTGAATAA